In a single window of the Osmerus eperlanus chromosome 2, fOsmEpe2.1, whole genome shotgun sequence genome:
- the cln3 gene encoding battenin isoform X1: protein MNLTIMDQTDSVNADPVLTVNRQGRCKNWRNWVGFWLLGLCNNFAYVVMLSAAHDILKQQGSDNSTVLIPASSHWHVEGGNASNSSRYDCNPVSTAAVLLADILPTLIIKLFAPFLIHKFPYGFRVLVCVATAIVSFLLVSFSSTVWMSIMGVVFASVSSGLGELSFLSLTVFFSRDVLGGWGSGTGGAGVAGALLYSALTQVGLSPRVTLQVMLVVPVAMVVSYFFLLVFPPSFPQWQCGEAGPALSVRGRCSQERQPLMEDSAEEEQPQSAPEEYMPTGPLTFTEKCQCIKGLLGFVLPLGLVYFAEYFINQGLMELLYFPNFVFSHAEQYRWYQTLYQVGVLISRSSLCCLKIRTIWALSLLQCVNAVLLGLAVYYEFLPSGWLVFGIVLYEGLLGGAAYVNTFYFISKEQTGDRQREFAMAAASVGDSMGIALSAVTAFPVHRYFCSL, encoded by the exons ATGAATTTGACTATCATGGACCAAACTGATAGTGTGAATGCAGACCCAGTTCTTACTGTTAACAGGCAGG GCCGATGCAAGAACTGGCGTAATTGGGTGGGATTTTG GTTACTGGGATTGTGCAACAACTTTGCCTATGTGGTGATGCTGAGTGCGGCCCATGACATTCTAAAACAACAAGGGTCTGACAACTCCACAGTGCTG ATCCCAGCCTCATCTCACTGGCACGTTGAAGGAGGGAATGCCAGCAACAGCAGTCGATATGACTGCAACCCTGTTTCTACTGCG GCTGTACTGTTGGCTGATATTCTCCCTACTCTTATCATCAAATTATTTGCTCCATTCCTTATCCACAAATTCCCTTATGG TTTtcgagtgttggtgtgtgttgccACAGCAATTGTGAGCTTCCTTCTGGTGTCCTTCTCTTCAACAGTGTGGATGAGCATTATGG GTGTTGTCTTTGCCAGTGTGAGCTCTGGACTAGGAGAACTCTCTTTTCTGTCTTTAACTGTGTTCTTTAGCAG AGATGTTTTAGGGGGCTGGGGttcagggactggaggggcaggTGTGGCTGGAGCTCTGCTGTACTCGGCTCTCACACAGGTTGGCTTGTCACCCAGGGTTACACTGCAGGTAATGCTGGTGGTCCCCGTTGCCATGGTGGTCAG TTACTTCTTCCTGTTAGTATTTCCCCCATCCTTCCCACAGTGGCAGTGCGGAGAGGCGGGGCCTGCTCTGTCAGTCAGGGGCAGATGTTCACAGGAGAGACAGCCTCTGATGGAGGACTCCGCTGAGGAAGAGCAACCCCAGAGTGCTCctgaag AATACATGCCCACTGGACCACTGACCTTTACAGAGAAATGTCAATGTATCAAA GGTCTCCTGGGGTTTGTTCTCCCTCTGGGCCTGGTTTACTTTGCTGAGTATTTCATCAACCAAGGCTTG ATGGAGCTCCTGTATTTTCCTAATTTTGTGTTTTCACATGCAGAGCAATACCGATG gtaccAGACCCTTTACCAGGTGGGGGTGCTAATCTCACGttcctctctctgctgtttGAAGATCAGGACAATTTGGGCTTTATCTCTGCTGCAG tgtgtgaATGCTGTGCTGCTGGGCCTGGCGGTATACTATGAGTTCCTGCCCAGCGGTTGGTTGGTATTTGGGATTGTCCTTTAtgaggggctgctgggaggagcGGCGTATGTCAATACCTTCTACTTCATCAGCAAGGAG cagactggagacagacagagggaattTGCAATGGCAGCTGCTAGCGTTGGGGACAGTATGGGCATCGCCTTGTCAGCCGTGACAGCATTTCCAGTTCACAGATACTTCTGTTCATTATGA
- the cln3 gene encoding battenin isoform X2, producing MNLTIMDQTDSVNADPVLTVNRQGRCKNWRNWVGFWLLGLCNNFAYVVMLSAAHDILKQQGSDNSTVLIPASSHWHVEGGNASNSSRYDCNPVSTAAVLLADILPTLIIKLFAPFLIHKFPYGFRVLVCVATAIVSFLLVSFSSTVWMSIMGVVFASVSSGLGELSFLSLTVFFSRDVLGGWGSGTGGAGVAGALLYSALTQVGLSPRVTLQVMLVVPVAMVVSYFFLLVFPPSFPQWQCGEAGPALSVRGRCSQERQPLMEDSAEEEQPQSAPEEYMPTGPLTFTEKCQCIKGLLGFVLPLGLVYFAEYFINQGLMELLYFPNFVFSHAEQYRWYQTLYQVGVLISRSSLCCLKIRTIWALSLLQCVNAVLLGLAVYYEFLPSGWLVFGIVLYEGLLGGAAYVNTFYFISKETGDRQREFAMAAASVGDSMGIALSAVTAFPVHRYFCSL from the exons ATGAATTTGACTATCATGGACCAAACTGATAGTGTGAATGCAGACCCAGTTCTTACTGTTAACAGGCAGG GCCGATGCAAGAACTGGCGTAATTGGGTGGGATTTTG GTTACTGGGATTGTGCAACAACTTTGCCTATGTGGTGATGCTGAGTGCGGCCCATGACATTCTAAAACAACAAGGGTCTGACAACTCCACAGTGCTG ATCCCAGCCTCATCTCACTGGCACGTTGAAGGAGGGAATGCCAGCAACAGCAGTCGATATGACTGCAACCCTGTTTCTACTGCG GCTGTACTGTTGGCTGATATTCTCCCTACTCTTATCATCAAATTATTTGCTCCATTCCTTATCCACAAATTCCCTTATGG TTTtcgagtgttggtgtgtgttgccACAGCAATTGTGAGCTTCCTTCTGGTGTCCTTCTCTTCAACAGTGTGGATGAGCATTATGG GTGTTGTCTTTGCCAGTGTGAGCTCTGGACTAGGAGAACTCTCTTTTCTGTCTTTAACTGTGTTCTTTAGCAG AGATGTTTTAGGGGGCTGGGGttcagggactggaggggcaggTGTGGCTGGAGCTCTGCTGTACTCGGCTCTCACACAGGTTGGCTTGTCACCCAGGGTTACACTGCAGGTAATGCTGGTGGTCCCCGTTGCCATGGTGGTCAG TTACTTCTTCCTGTTAGTATTTCCCCCATCCTTCCCACAGTGGCAGTGCGGAGAGGCGGGGCCTGCTCTGTCAGTCAGGGGCAGATGTTCACAGGAGAGACAGCCTCTGATGGAGGACTCCGCTGAGGAAGAGCAACCCCAGAGTGCTCctgaag AATACATGCCCACTGGACCACTGACCTTTACAGAGAAATGTCAATGTATCAAA GGTCTCCTGGGGTTTGTTCTCCCTCTGGGCCTGGTTTACTTTGCTGAGTATTTCATCAACCAAGGCTTG ATGGAGCTCCTGTATTTTCCTAATTTTGTGTTTTCACATGCAGAGCAATACCGATG gtaccAGACCCTTTACCAGGTGGGGGTGCTAATCTCACGttcctctctctgctgtttGAAGATCAGGACAATTTGGGCTTTATCTCTGCTGCAG tgtgtgaATGCTGTGCTGCTGGGCCTGGCGGTATACTATGAGTTCCTGCCCAGCGGTTGGTTGGTATTTGGGATTGTCCTTTAtgaggggctgctgggaggagcGGCGTATGTCAATACCTTCTACTTCATCAGCAAGGAG actggagacagacagagggaattTGCAATGGCAGCTGCTAGCGTTGGGGACAGTATGGGCATCGCCTTGTCAGCCGTGACAGCATTTCCAGTTCACAGATACTTCTGTTCATTATGA